A genomic stretch from Lathyrus oleraceus cultivar Zhongwan6 chromosome 2, CAAS_Psat_ZW6_1.0, whole genome shotgun sequence includes:
- the LOC127118575 gene encoding UDP-glycosyltransferase 71K2, producing MKKKSELIFIPSPGIGHLASSLQFAKLLIKTNNNLSITILCINLPNIPISDSYIKSVLNSQPQIHLIHLPQVESPPSELLISPPCYIKTLMHNLTPHVKSTIQTILLSHSNHVVGLVLDVFCLSMIDVGNEFGIPSYLFLTSNAGFLGFMLSIQNRRIDDVFNDSDTELLIPGFTNLVPSSVLPNSAYSKGGYEAYYNLAKRFNDTRGIIVNTFLELENYAIDALSTEKTPPIYTTGPLLDLKVQPNPNLDQAQRDVILKWLDEQPNKSVVFLCFGSMGISFVPSQIREIAFGLKKSGVRFLWAVKSPPEGFLEWMELEGKGMICEWAPQVEILAHKAVGGFVSHCGWNSILESLWFGVPILTWPIYAEQQLNAFRMVKELELAVELRVDYRIGSKDVVMAEEIEKGLKNLMDRDNIVHKKVQEMKEMARNAVVNGGSSFISVGKLVSNMIGSN from the coding sequence ATGAAGAAAAAATCAGAACTAATCTTCATTCCCTCACCAGGGATTGGACACTTAGCTTCATCACTTCAATTTGCAAAACTCTTAATCAAAACCAATAACAATCTTTCCATCACAATTCTATGCATCAATCTCCCAAACATTCCCATTTCAGATTCATACATCAAATCAGTTCTTAACTCACAACCTCAAATTCATCTCATTCATCTCCCTCAAGTTGAATCACCACCAAGTGAGCTATTAATATCACCACCATGCTACATCAAAACCCTCATGCATAACCTCACACCTCATGTCAAATCCACCATTCAAACCATTCTATTATCTCATTCAAACCATGTTGTTGGTTTAGTCCTAGATGTCTTCTGTCTTTCAATGATTGACGTTGGAAATGAATTTGGAATCCCTTCTTATTTGTTCCTAACATCAAATGCTGGTTTCTTGGGGTTCATGCTTTCCATTCAAAACCGTCGAATCGACGATGTGTTCAATGATTCCGATACCGAGTTGTTAATTCCTGGTTTCACTAATCTAGTACCTTCAAGTGTGTTACCTAATTCTGCTTATAGTAAAGGTGGTTATGAGGCCTATTATAATCTTGCAAAGAGATTCAATGACACCAGAGGAATTATTGTTAATACATTTTTAGAATTAGAAAACTATGCTATTGATGCATTATCTACTGAAAAAACTCCTCCTATCTATACTACTGGTCCTTTGCTTGATCTCAAAGTTCAACCTAACCCTAATTTAGACCAAGCTCAACGTGACGTTATattgaaatggctagatgaaCAGCCTAATAAATCTGTTGTTTTTCTATGTTTTGGAAGCATGGGAATTAGCTTTGTTCCATCTCAAATAAGGGAAATAGCATTCGGACTTAAGAAAAGTGGAGTTAGGTTCTTGTGGGCTGTAAAGTCTCCACCGGAAGGGTTTTTAGAATGGATGGAATTGGAAGGTAAGGGAATGATATGTGAATGGGCACCTCAAGTTGAGATATTGGCACATAAAGCTGTTGGTGGATTTGTTTCACATTGTGGTTGGAATTCTATTTTGGAAAGTTTGTGGTTTGGTGTGCCAATATTGACATGGCCTATTTATGCAGAACAGCAGCTTAATGCTTTTAGGATGGTGAAGGAATTGGAGTTAGCTGTGGAGTTGAGAGTGGATTATAGAATAGGTAGTAAAGATGTTGTTATGGCTGAAGAGATTGAGAAAGGGTTGAAGAATTTGATGGATAGAGATAACATTGTGCACAAGAAGGTTCAAGAGATGAAAGAGATGGCAAGGAATGCTGTTGTTAATGGTGGATCTTCTTTTATTTCTGTTGGAAAACTTGTTAGTAATATGATAGGAAGCAACTGA